AAAAGCGAACCTTGCTCTGTTTTCCCTGTCACCACCATATTCGTCGTTCCTTTTGTTCGTGGCAGGGGATAGGAATTGTTGCACAAGATATCCATGTCCGAATTGCAGCTCTACTGCGTCAAAGCCTGCATTTTTGGCGTTTTTCACCGCCTCTGCCCAAACCGCTATTTCTCTCTTTATCTCGTCCTGCGTAAGTTCGTAAGGCACTGGCGCCCCTGTAACATTGGGACACGGTATAGGTGAGGGAGCGACTATCCTGACTCCGGGAATTTTGGGATTGACCATGCGGCCCGGATGATTAAGGTGAGCGATAGCTACTGCACCACCACGATGTATGACATCCACTAATTCGCTTAGATTCGTCGCATACACCCCTATCTGAACAGGTATTTCCCTGAGAGCCGGGTCTATGGCGAGCGGCTCGGGTATTATCGCTCCAACACCACCTTCGGCGCGGGCTCGGTAAAAATCAAGATGGCGCTGAGTAATATCTCCCGAGGATGTTCCGTAGCCCGTCTTAACAGGTGCAAAAACAACTCTGTTCCGAAGTGTAACGCCACCGATATTGATGCTTTCGTGGATCATAACACGCCTCCTGAAAGTTTTAAAATAATTTTGTTGGCTAATTCTTTCGCGCTTTCCTCTTTTTCTGCCTGAATAAACAGCCTGCCTGAAAGCTTCGTTCTAATCTCACCCTTTCTGCCGATAGCTCCGCCGGCGAAAACCTGACAATACCTTAGCAAATCTATTATTTTCCATGTTTTGCCGGGTGGATTATCTGAGGCTATAGGATTTTCGCGCCGCTCAACCAGCATCGCCTTATCGTTGACAACCTCAAATATGGCGAACTCCCTCGCTCTTCCGAAAGTCTTTCTGGAAACCTTATCACCGTCGCAGGCAACAGCTATTCGCAGCCTCGAAGCCGGTGCAGAGATAAGTATTTGATTATCACCGTCAACCCAATAGTTTATCTCTACATATTCCGCGTCATCTAAGATCGAACTTAACTCTGAATGAGTGTAATATTTCTCAGGAACGCCAGTTTCCGCACCATACCTCCAATCTATCACCACCACACGCCCACCGGGGGCAAGAACTCTCTCCGCTGCAAGAAGAAATTCTTTTGGCGAGTCGAGATGATGAAATGAATGAACTGAGTATATGAGGTCAAATTTTTCGGCAAGCTTATCAATCTCTTCACCTTTAAGCGTTAGGCATCCTTCGCCATGCGCATATGGATCAACGCCAACCACAAAAACTCCGGTTTTATCAGCGAGCGCTCTCATCAACGAGCCGTCACCACAGCCAACCTCAAGAACGCTGCCAGAGGTTTCCACTATTGGTTCAAGTATTTCGATAGGTTCCATCACGAACTCCTGCAAAATGGAACTAAATTATCATATATTTTAAATTATGTCAAGTCTATTCAATTCGGTGCTTTCCGCTCAAAGGGAGCGTGCAAAACACTTAGTTTCAATGGACAACGGCTATTCGAAGAATTTTTTATTCTCAAACAAAAACGGAAGATCCCGATGTTTTATCGTCATAAATTGTCACTTATTCAATATGAGGGACACTACCTCTCCAGTTTGAACAACGAGTCCGGCGGCAAGCTAAAACTTGGGGAAATAAAGTTGATAATCATTGTCCCCGAGGCAGGGTCATAGTATATGATTCTTCGCGGGAGAAGCGTTTTTCTGTCGAAAATCATATCAAGCGTAGAAAGCGAATCTTCCAATCCACAGCAGGCATACTTTATGGTATTTTTCCTTACTTTCCGCTTTATCTCGTAACTTTTCTCAATTCTTCCAAAAAATTCGCCAAGAATTTCCCTGATATTTCCCGTAGGGATGTCAACTGAAACAGGCGTTGGTTTCTCGCTACCTGAGCGTAACCACAAAGTCCCCGACTTCGCTATATAGCATTCCTCGTTAGTGCCCGCAAAAAATTCTCCACCTTTTATGGCAATATAACCATCGTATTCGGTCGTTTCGCCCCAGCTTACTTGGGTAATGCTTATTTTCGATGTTAACGCGCCCTTGGAAGCATACTTATTAATTATCTCGTCGAATTGCCCGCTTTGCGCTGCTGAAAGCAAGCCAAAAATCGCAAGCCATGTCCAGACAAAGCTTCTCATCGAAAATTCCTCTCGTTCAAAGTGATTTTTCCCTCAAATACAAAATCGACTCTACCCTTAAGCTTAACATTCACGGCATCGGGTAATTTTGGCTCAAAATTAACTATAAGCGTATCGGGTAACTTCACAAGGACACTAACGGGAGGTTTCACGAGTCCTTTTCGTGCAGCAGCCACAGCAGAGGCGACAGCACCCGTTCCGCATGATAAAGTCTCCTCCTCTACCCCTCGCTCGTAGGTTCGAATCTTTACAGTGTTGTCGTCAACGACCTCAACAAAATCAACATTGGCACCTTCGGGGGCAAACTCTTTGTGCCATCGAACTATCCGCCCCCAATACGAAACTGGAACCGTCTCCACATCCTCAACCATTGTCACCGCGTGAGGCACGCCTGAATCGAAAAGGTCGAAAACGAGCGGCAATGTGTCAATAATTATTTCTACATTGTTAGCAACGAGCTTCACATCGGGCATTGACACAGTAACCATGTTGCCGTCCACATTGGCATGAACGACCCCAGCGCCAGTTTCTATGGATATTTCCGCGGGTAATCCGAGCATCCTTGCGAAATACGCAGCACATCTTAACCCATTGCCACAAATAGCAGCTTCAGAACCGTCAGAATTGTAATACCGCATAGCTATGGATGCTGAATCAGACTCGCGCAAAAATATTACGCCATCCGCACCAACACCTATCCGCCTCTTGGCGAGATAACGGACAAGCTTTTCTATGTCAATGTCCGCAAGGCGAGATTCTCTATCGTCAATAAGAACGAAATCGTTTCCCGAGCCTGAGATTTTAACGAACTCTATCTTCATTTATAAGAGACTGAGTTGGTGGCGGTTTCACTCTTGTGGATTCTGGTGCCCTCATTATCCTTCTCTCAATCCCACCAG
This DNA window, taken from bacterium, encodes the following:
- a CDS encoding methyltransferase domain-containing protein; amino-acid sequence: MEPIEILEPIVETSGSVLEVGCGDGSLMRALADKTGVFVVGVDPYAHGEGCLTLKGEEIDKLAEKFDLIYSVHSFHHLDSPKEFLLAAERVLAPGGRVVVIDWRYGAETGVPEKYYTHSELSSILDDAEYVEINYWVDGDNQILISAPASRLRIAVACDGDKVSRKTFGRAREFAIFEVVNDKAMLVERRENPIASDNPPGKTWKIIDLLRYCQVFAGGAIGRKGEIRTKLSGRLFIQAEKEESAKELANKIILKLSGGVL
- a CDS encoding diaminopimelate epimerase, translating into MKIEFVKISGSGNDFVLIDDRESRLADIDIEKLVRYLAKRRIGVGADGVIFLRESDSASIAMRYYNSDGSEAAICGNGLRCAAYFARMLGLPAEISIETGAGVVHANVDGNMVTVSMPDVKLVANNVEIIIDTLPLVFDLFDSGVPHAVTMVEDVETVPVSYWGRIVRWHKEFAPEGANVDFVEVVDDNTVKIRTYERGVEEETLSCGTGAVASAVAAARKGLVKPPVSVLVKLPDTLIVNFEPKLPDAVNVKLKGRVDFVFEGKITLNERNFR